TCCGCACCGAGATCCTCGGTCCCGCCCTCATCGACGGCGATGTCGTCGCCATCCGCTGGCGCTTCACCTTCGTCCCCCACGAGGGCCCCGAACGCAGCCAGGAGGAAGTCGCCTGGCAGACCTGGCGCGGCGACAAGATCGCCACGGAGACCTTCTTCTATGATCCGAAGCAGATGGCGGGCTAACGCCAACCGTCATCCCGGACGCCGATAGGCGATCCGGGACCCAGGGGCCGAGCGCTCCGCCCCCGGGTCCCGGCTCTCCGCTGCGCTTACGGCCGGGATGACGTCAGATGGCGACCCCCATCGTCGTCGTCGCCTCCTCGTGCCAGTCCTTGCGCGTGCGGGAATAGATCAGGCAGTCGGCCGGATCGCCCGACCCGAACCCGGAACTGCGCAACAGCCCTTCGCGGGTGAAGCCGCAGCGCTCCGCCAGCTTCCACGAGGCCGTGTTCCAGGCCTCGATGATCAGCTGCTGGCGATAGATCGTCGGCCGCTCGGAAAACAGCAGGTCGGAGAACGCGCGGACCGCCGGCGCCGCCAGGCCGCGTCCCCGGTCGGCGGGATCGTGCAGGATGTAGCCCAGCTCGAACCCGTGAATGCAGGGCGCGGCGCGATAGAACTGGCAGGTCCCCACCAGCCGCCCGTCGGCCTCGATGGCCACCGCCCCGGCCTCTTCCGTCCAGAACCCGGTGGCGGCGAAGGTCTCGGCGAGCCTGCCCGGATCGGTCA
The sequence above is drawn from the Phenylobacterium glaciei genome and encodes:
- a CDS encoding nuclear transport factor 2 family protein, which encodes MPTRAIVEAFVAQVLSGAHDQAILDHYLEDAWMQENQAPPRQGRDALVAGERKTMGRVKEIRTEILGPALIDGDVVAIRWRFTFVPHEGPERSQEEVAWQTWRGDKIATETFFYDPKQMAG
- a CDS encoding GNAT family N-acetyltransferase; amino-acid sequence: MTIRRIAAADLAQVAPYPFTLSITEPMTDPGRLAETFAATGFWTEEAGAVAIEADGRLVGTCQFYRAAPCIHGFELGYILHDPADRGRGLAAPAVRAFSDLLFSERPTIYRQQLIIEAWNTASWKLAERCGFTREGLLRSSGFGSGDPADCLIYSRTRKDWHEEATTTMGVAI